A single window of Gavia stellata isolate bGavSte3 chromosome 14, bGavSte3.hap2, whole genome shotgun sequence DNA harbors:
- the LOC104258752 gene encoding uncharacterized protein LOC104258752, translating into MADRKAESLHSSIGLLGISAGSLLLAVHFYSLPRAAPLIPSTALGVLLLILSSLLAYAGIRRSLRNACLFLSLCLTISVFWCGYGVVFILGGQGVLNDTGDFRNALVPGLVTFTLALLIIAVVGFLCREVILAMIASAVSLASAHEVAMRYSTAFGSSAVACNYMIVCLVGGYFALGRILYFLTKEKIALPGTDLAKKKTREQIQSTSGSMNHFAVTGLILNMLSASVFGCRLLGVTGKLFIGQVPWLWAAGIYQIGICILSYRAMDALMATFFGFTSILKFAGGYCLLYPIWQPEEPSFPTPFLVVFSILFLVLALFLTLKSPVDGLYLLFYVAYCIALACRPKGFFEGGPQGVDVAIFVASALMTLIHLYNVKASAKIPTGRGAVKALLARSSFLKLREGANLHAPYLGYSKYADADVLGYACSVLASFAITMTGDPQAPLATVVIPWVVVAGGILKLLGGSVAFARGKTLESSAFILYAVMWIIWGLTRYGGLYGTTRSFHTAVGIIAFMLFNGFIVFCTLFLNIAWFFYSLTFLLIAVSFLLDAIHALPAGYDIAATLIFGLVSFYCFLSALFNSVFEGSCLPMGRPIVQLSGVGGGKTKCLHLPARKASSVKRIADILKNGGTCGIPTDTVYVLVAACNRPDAVEKAHHSKRQAQDRPMSLWISSLKQLEPAKHLFTPLLWDFMKAAWPSPISLVIPRGEWVDFLGMKDSAKYVGTPQSIAVRIPDCSVTTHLIDLVGPIVVTSANPTGEADTTHHNQVYAKLGDKVDAVLCDGPSPENIASTVVDCTKIDSGNIGFFRVGIIPKSQVLQILEQVQKKHTLVPNSGTCTTKGQEEDPNRSHAVHNGVGMAALEETVPAQCPDDGCENHTRF; encoded by the exons CTTGTCTCTCTGCCTGACCATCTCAGTGTTCTGGTGCGGCTATGGAGTGGTCTTCATCCTGGGAGGGCAAGGAGTTTTGAACGACACTGGTGATTTCCGCAATGCCTTGGTGCCTGGCCTGGTCACGTTTACTTTGGCACTACTCATTATTGCAGTGGTGGGCTTCCTTTGCAGAGAGGTCATCCTAGCTATGATTGCTTCTGCTGTCTCACTTGCCAGTGCTCATGAAGTTGCCATGCGTTATAGCACGGCTTTCGGTTCCTCGGCTGTGGCTTGCAATTATATGATTGTCTGCTTGGTTGGTGGTTATTTTGCTCTGGGAAGGATTCTCTATTTCCtaaccaaagaaaaaattgcCCTCCCTGGCACAGATCTGGCCAAGAAAAAGACCCGTGAACAGATCCAATCCACCAGTGGCAGCATGAATCACTTTGCAGTCACCGGTCTGATCCTGAACATGCTGTCTGCCAGTGTCTTTGGCTGTAGGCTCCTGGGCGTCACTGGCAAACTATTTATCGGTCAAGTGCcctggctgtgggcagctgggaTCTACCAGATTGGCATCTGCATTTTATCATACCGTGCAATGGATGCTCTAATGGCTACGTTCTTTGGTTTCACTTCCATCCTGAAATTTGCTGGAGGCTATTGCCTTCTGTACCCAATCTGGCAACCAGAGGAACCATCTTTCCCTACTCCATTCCTGGTGGTTTTCTcaattctttttcttgtcttggcTCTTTTTCTCACTCTTAAGAGCCCAGTGGATGGCCTGTATTTGCTGTTTTATGTGGCCTACTGCATTGCATTAGCTTGCCGTCCCAAGGGATTTTTTGAAGGTGGACCCCAAGGTGTGGATGTGGCCATCTTTGTGGCCTCAGCCTTGATGACTCTAATTCACCTGTACAATGTGAAAGCGAGTGCCAAGATCCCAACAGGGAGGGGTGCTGTGAAGGCCCTACTTGCTCGCAGCAGTTTTTTGAAGCTTCGTGAAGGGGCAAACCTTCACGCTCCCTACCTAGGGTATTCCAAGTATGCAGATGCAGATGTACTTGGCTATGCATGCAGTGTCCTCGCTTCTTTTGCTATAACAATGACAGGGGACCCCCAGGCTCCACTTGCTACTGTTGTAATTCCATGGGTAGTGGTAGCCGGTGGGATTCTTAAGCTTCTAGGCGGCTCAGTGGCCTTTGCCCGGGGTAAAACCTTGGAGAGCAGTGCCTTCATTCTCTATGCTGTCATGTGGATCATTTGGGGCTTGACAAGATATGGTGGCCTCTATGGCACTACCAGAAGCTTCCACACAGCAGTAGGCATCATTGCATTCATGCTCTTCAATGGCTTCATTGTCTTCTGCACACTCTTCTTGAACATCGCCTGGTTCTTCTACTCCCTCACTTTCTTGCTCATTGCCGTCAGCTTCTTGCTGGATGCCATCCATGCTCTTCCAGCTGGCTATGACATTGCTGCCACTCTCATCTTTGGTCTGGTCAGCTTTTACTGCTTCCTGTCTGCCCTTTTCAACAGCGTCTTTGAGGGTTCCTGCTTACCAATGGGTAGGCCCATTGTGCAGCTTAGTGGTGTGGGGGGAGGAAAGACCAAGTGCCTTCACCTGCCTGCCAGGAAAGCTTCCTCAGTCAAGAGAATTGCAG ATATCCTGAAGAATGGAGGGACTTGCGGCATCCCCACAGATACTGTGTACGTGCTTGTGGCAGCCTGTAATCGACCTGATGCTGTGGAGAAAGCTCACCA CTCCAAGCGCCAGGCTCAGGATCGGCCCATGTCACTCTGGATTTCTAGCCTAAAGCAACTGGAACCTGCGAAGCATTTGTTCACTCCCCTCCTCTGGGACTTCATGAAGGCTGCCTGGCCATCTCCTATTAGCTTGGTGATTCCCAGAG GTGAATGGGTGGACTTCCTGGGAATGAAGGACTCTGCTAAATACGTCGGTACCCCTCAGAGCATTGCCGTACGCATTCCTGACTGCTCTGTCACCACACACCTCATCGACTTG GTTGGCCCCATTGTGGTCACGTCAGCTAACCCAACAGGAGAGGCAGACACAACACACCACAACCAAGTTTATGCCAAGCTGGGAGATAAG GTGGATGCAGTTCTTTGTGATGGGCCTTCTCCAGAGAACATTGCCTCCACCGTTGTGGACTGCACCAAAATCGACAGTGGAAACATAGGATTCTTCAGAGTCGGTATCATCCCCAAGTCTCAG GTGCTGCAGATACTGGAGCAGGTGCAGAAGAAACACACATTGGTTCCTAACAGTGGCACTTGCACCACAAAAGGCCAGGAAGAAGATCCGAATCGTAGCCATGCTGTGCACAATGGGGTGGGCATGGCTGCCTTGGAAGAGACAGTGCCGGCACAGTGCCCCGATGATGGCTGCGAGAATCACACTCGCTTCTGA